A genomic region of Streptosporangium lutulentum contains the following coding sequences:
- a CDS encoding FAD/NAD(P)-binding protein — MAGSPSVAVVGGGASGTLAAVHLLHRARALAMPLEVVMIDQYGRHALGQAYSTTDPHHLLNACVDKMSALDGDPGHLLRWAHDRGLDIAGSGYLPRQVYGRYLRDVLSAAEDRPLRVVRRVTGTASALTCDPGVRVRLSQGGHVDADAVVLALGNRTPTAWPHLADAASPRHIADPWAPNALDPICDGAPVLVLGTGLTMVDVAVTVTRAHPDTVVYAVSRHALLPRTHPYPPPSPVPVPIPDGPLGVADLLRAVRLAVKDNAGDWHGVVDGLRPQAQRLWARLTPDDQRRFLGVAARYWEVHRHRIPPATATRIADLRATGRLRVLRGQVLQATAVPDGLRAQVEADGAVRELDVGWLVNATGPGSDIARDPFLASLIAGGTARPDRLRLGLDAGLGGAVLDATGHSDGRVFTLGPMLRGSLYETTAIPEIRAQAAALASRLIEAVTVRPGRAHPESGSSERDEPPLTAPPVRQARSA; from the coding sequence GTGGCAGGTTCTCCATCGGTTGCCGTCGTGGGCGGCGGCGCGAGCGGCACCTTGGCCGCAGTCCATCTTCTTCACCGGGCGCGGGCGCTCGCCATGCCGCTGGAAGTCGTGATGATCGACCAGTACGGACGGCACGCGTTGGGGCAGGCGTACTCGACCACCGATCCGCATCACCTCCTCAACGCCTGTGTCGACAAGATGAGCGCGCTGGACGGCGATCCCGGACATCTGTTGCGGTGGGCCCATGACAGGGGGCTGGACATCGCCGGCTCCGGTTACCTACCGCGGCAGGTGTACGGGCGCTACCTGCGCGACGTGCTGTCCGCCGCCGAAGATCGGCCTCTGCGCGTGGTCCGCAGGGTGACCGGTACGGCGAGCGCCCTGACCTGTGATCCGGGCGTGCGGGTCCGGTTGTCGCAGGGCGGGCACGTCGACGCCGACGCCGTCGTCCTGGCCCTGGGCAATCGCACCCCGACCGCGTGGCCGCACCTCGCGGATGCCGCGAGTCCACGTCACATCGCCGATCCATGGGCGCCGAACGCGCTGGACCCGATCTGCGACGGCGCGCCGGTGCTCGTCCTGGGCACCGGATTGACCATGGTGGACGTGGCGGTCACCGTGACCCGGGCGCACCCGGACACGGTGGTGTACGCGGTGTCGCGGCACGCTCTGCTGCCCCGGACGCACCCGTATCCCCCGCCGTCTCCGGTCCCGGTGCCGATCCCGGACGGGCCACTGGGAGTCGCCGACCTGCTGCGTGCCGTACGCCTGGCGGTGAAGGACAACGCAGGCGACTGGCACGGCGTGGTGGACGGCCTGCGCCCGCAGGCCCAGAGGCTGTGGGCCCGGCTCACCCCGGATGACCAGAGGCGATTTCTGGGTGTGGCCGCCCGCTACTGGGAGGTCCACCGGCACCGGATTCCTCCCGCCACAGCCACCCGCATCGCCGACCTGCGGGCCACCGGCCGCCTTCGCGTGCTCCGCGGACAGGTGCTCCAGGCCACGGCCGTCCCCGACGGACTGCGCGCCCAGGTGGAGGCCGACGGCGCCGTTCGGGAGCTCGATGTCGGCTGGCTGGTCAACGCCACCGGGCCCGGGTCCGACATCGCCCGTGATCCCTTCCTCGCCTCCCTCATCGCCGGCGGCACGGCCCGGCCGGATCGGCTGCGGCTCGGCCTGGACGCCGGCCTGGGCGGCGCGGTCCTGGACGCGACGGGACACTCCGACGGCAGGGTCTTCACGCTGGGGCCCATGCTGCGCGGAAGCCTGTACGAGACGACGGCGATCCCGGAGATTCGCGCCCAGGCGGCGGCTCTCGCGTCACGCCTCATCGAGGCGGTCACCGTCCGGCCCGGCCGGGCTCATCCCGAGTCCGGCTCCTCCGAGCGCGACGAGCCGCCACTGACCGCACCACCGGTACGGCAGGCGCGGTCAGCCTAG